One window of the Colletotrichum lupini chromosome 9, complete sequence genome contains the following:
- a CDS encoding hydantoinase/carbamoylase family amidase, which translates to MIVVQTTKRHALSTELNIWQSRISNHRDRMFPRRPSAPQAFYFVRRSSTFSRGLSGLKINADRLQETIHHTCQWGAAHRYGRGPNETGMARLTLSDEDATARRWFIEETQRLGCDVKVDQMGNIFARQRGSLGSKLPMTAMGSHLDTQPQGGRYDGILGVVAGIEALRTMKENGYHSKFDIGVINWTNEEGARFPGTTVSSKVWAGEIPIQKAWDLRDVSDPSITMKSELERHGYLGNTSCSATQGYPVGAHFELHIEQGPLLESRGRKIGVVRGVQACRWLTFAVAGRSAHSGTTPYSARKDPLLAAAKMIAASNELAQTSGAFVTTGIIKVPPGSSTNAVASQATFTLDIRHPDDKTISEVQDQCLASFQEICRENGVELSWSIDVDSPATTFDEDCVWAVETAANGIVGYDGWLRMTSGATHDSVNTSKHCPTTMIFVPCKDGISHHPEEYCSPEDCALGAQTLLDSVIIYDNRRQAKLQ; encoded by the exons ATGATCGTCGTCCAAACCACAAAACGGCATGCTTTGTCTACAGAATTGAACATATGGCAAAGTCGCATATCAAATCATCGCGACAGGATGTTCCCAAGAAGGCCATCAGCGCCTCAGGCATTCTACTTCGTGCGCCGGTCGTCGACCTTTTCCCGAGGCTTGTCAGGTCTTAAGATCAACGCCGATCGTCTTCAAGAAACAATTCACCATACTTGCCAATGGGGAGCGGCTCATCGATATGGCAG AGGCCCAAATGAAACTGGCATGGCCCGGCTGACTCTCTCAGATGAAGATGCCACCGCGAGACGATGGTTCATAGAAGAGACGCAGAGATTGGGTTGCGATGTTAAAGTTGATCAGATGGGCAACATCTTTGCTAGGCAAAGAGGATCACTGGGCTCAAAACTGCCCATGACTGCGATGGGCAGCCATTTGGATACTCAGCCCCAAGGCGGTAGGTACGATGGCATACTAGGGGTCGTTGCTGGTATCGAAGCACTTAGAACGATGAAAGAGAATGGCTATCACTCTAAATTCGATATTGGGGTCATCAATTGGACAAA TGAAGAGGGCGCCAGGTTTCCTGGCACAACAGTCTCCTCCAAAGTCTGGGCAGGAGAAATACCAATACAAAAGGCTTGGGACCTGAGAGATGTTTCAGATCCCTCCATCACAATGAAGTCAGAACTCGAGAGACACGGATACTTAGGGAACACTTCGTGTTCGGCAACTCAAGGTTACCCGGTAGGGGCGCACTTTGAACTACATATCGAACAAGGTCCTTTGTTGGAATCCAGAGGGAGAAAGATCGGAGTTGTTCGAGGCGTACAAGCCTGCAGATGGCTCACTTTTGCCGTAGCCGGCCGGAGTGCTCACTCGGGTACGACGCCTTATTCAGCGAGGAAAGATCCGCTATTAGCTGCGGCGAAGATGATTGCGGCCTCGAATGAACTGGCCCAGACATCTGGGGCTTTCGTGACCACAGGAATCATCAAAGTTCCTCCGGGATCGTCGACCAATGCAGTTGCTTCGCAGGCAACGTTCACACTGGATATTCGCCATCCAGATGATAAGACCATCTCTGAGGTCCAGGATCAATGTCTCGCCTCTTTCCAGGAGATTTGCCGCGAAAACGGCGTGGAGCTGAGCTGGAGCATCGATGTGGACTCCCCCGCCACCACTTTTGATGAGGACTGTGTGTGGGCTGTCGAAACAGCAGCGAACGGTATCGTGGGATACGATGGCTGGCTTCGTATGACGAGCGGCGCGACACACGATAGTGTGAATACGAGCAAGCATTGTCCAACAACGATGATATTTGTACCCTGCAAAGACGGTATCAGTCATCATCCAGAAGAGTATTGCAGTCCGGAGGATTG TGCTTTGGGGGCGCAGACACTTCTCGATTCTGTCATCATTTACGACAACAGGAGACAAGCAAAGCTTCAATAG